A genomic segment from Stenotrophomonas maltophilia encodes:
- a CDS encoding sigma-E factor negative regulatory protein codes for MTSNPFNESQNHQSPAGQRLDQRHREQLSALVDAELGADEARFLLRRMEHDPELAGCQERWQLLGDVMRGQASVLAPAGFSAAVSAAIAAEPTPQAEPRRQVRRSGWRAWGGGAALAASVAAVALFMGGEKLKEGTPGEPLAPQVIASQAELPPAPSHPAAVTEASVDTAAMAVAGVPAVAMAAANRRQDARRASATRSQQAARAAQRDETPQRAIAAVQAPLTPTVPANANRNLPFGEVGGLQARPWPRSSLAPAAGGALNASFPAHAGGAAFYPFEPRLQDDLPVPPRPRD; via the coding sequence ATGACCAGTAATCCGTTCAACGAATCTCAGAACCATCAATCGCCCGCCGGGCAGCGCCTGGACCAGCGCCATCGCGAGCAGCTGTCGGCCCTGGTCGATGCTGAGCTGGGCGCCGATGAAGCGCGCTTCCTGCTGCGCCGGATGGAGCACGACCCCGAGCTGGCCGGCTGCCAGGAACGCTGGCAGCTGCTGGGCGACGTGATGCGAGGGCAGGCCTCGGTGTTGGCACCGGCCGGCTTCAGCGCCGCCGTGTCGGCCGCCATCGCGGCCGAGCCGACGCCGCAGGCCGAACCCCGCCGCCAGGTGCGCCGCAGTGGTTGGCGAGCCTGGGGAGGCGGCGCCGCCCTGGCCGCATCGGTTGCTGCGGTCGCCCTGTTCATGGGCGGCGAGAAGCTGAAGGAGGGCACTCCTGGCGAGCCGTTGGCACCGCAGGTGATCGCCAGCCAGGCGGAGTTGCCGCCGGCGCCGTCCCATCCGGCGGCGGTGACCGAAGCCTCGGTGGACACTGCCGCGATGGCTGTGGCTGGTGTGCCAGCCGTGGCGATGGCCGCGGCCAACCGCCGCCAGGACGCCCGTCGCGCCAGTGCCACGCGCAGCCAGCAGGCCGCGCGTGCCGCCCAGCGCGATGAGACCCCGCAGCGCGCCATCGCCGCCGTGCAGGCACCGTTGACCCCGACCGTGCCGGCCAATGCCAACCGCAACCTGCCGTTCGGTGAAGTCGGTGGGCTGCAGGCCCGGCCGTGGCCGCGCTCCAGCCTGGCGCCCGCCGCCGGTGGCGCGCTCAATGCCAGCTTCCCGGCCCATGCCGGTGGCGCCGCGTTCTACCCGTTCGAGCCGCGCCTGCAGGACGACCTGCCGGTGCCGCCGCGCCCGCGCGACTGA
- the rpoE gene encoding RNA polymerase sigma factor RpoE — translation MADVDTPQELDLELVRRVQHGESAAFDVLVRKYQHRVVALVGRYIADWSECQDVAQDTFIRAYRAIGSFRGDAQFSTWLHRIAVNTAKNYLASHNRRPPTDDIDIGDAEQFDSGTRLRDTDTPERELMRQELEQTVMKAVNALPEELRSAITLREVEGLSYEDIAQKMGCPIGTVRSRIFRAREAIDTELRPLLDIGSATREKSRV, via the coding sequence ATGGCCGATGTTGATACACCTCAGGAGCTGGATCTGGAGCTGGTCCGGCGCGTGCAGCACGGCGAGAGTGCCGCGTTCGATGTCCTGGTGCGCAAGTACCAGCATCGAGTCGTGGCCCTGGTCGGTCGCTACATCGCCGACTGGAGCGAATGTCAGGACGTCGCCCAGGACACTTTCATCCGCGCCTACCGCGCGATCGGAAGTTTCCGTGGCGATGCCCAGTTCTCAACCTGGTTGCATCGAATCGCCGTGAATACCGCCAAAAACTACCTGGCTTCACACAATCGACGTCCGCCGACCGATGACATCGACATCGGCGACGCCGAGCAGTTCGACAGCGGTACCCGCCTGCGGGACACCGACACGCCCGAGCGCGAGTTGATGCGCCAGGAGCTGGAACAGACGGTAATGAAGGCCGTCAACGCGCTGCCGGAAGAACTCCGGTCAGCGATCACCCTGCGCGAGGTGGAAGGCCTGAGTTACGAGGATATCGCGCAGAAGATGGGGTGCCCGATCGGCACCGTGCGTTCACGGATCTTCCGGGCGCGCGAGGCGATCGACACCGAACTCCGGCCGCTGTTGGACATCGGCAGCGCCACCCGTGAGAAGAGCCGCGTATGA
- a CDS encoding 3-hydroxyacyl-CoA dehydrogenase NAD-binding domain-containing protein encodes MLSGFDGLRFSHWHPEIRDDGVVVLSLDRQDSSVNAMSQDVLLELGDLLERIALDPPKGVVVQSLKKAGFIAGADLKEFQEFDRRGTVNDAIRRGQATYQKLAELPCPTVAAIHGHCLGGGTELALACRYRVASNDSSTRIGLPETQLGIFPGWGGSARLPQLVGAPAAMDMMLTGRTLSASAARGIGLVDKVVAPAVVLDTAVALALSGTTRPFKQRATAWATNTWLARTLLAPQMVKQVARKAKKDQYPAPYALISTWQRSGGKPMQARLDAERRAVVKLASTPTARNLIRIFFLTERLKGLGGGDSGIRHVHVVGAGVMGGDIAAWAAYKGFEVTLQDREQRFIDPAMERAQALFAKKVRDESKRPAVAARLRADLEGNGVAEADLVIEAIIENPEAKRALYQTLEPKMKLDALLTTNTSSIPLVELRDHIQRPAQFAGLHYFNPVAQMPLVEIIHHDGMAPETERRLAAFCKALGKFPVPVAGSPGFLVNRVLFPYMLEAATAYAEGIPGPVIDKAAVKFGMPMGPIELIDTVGLDVAAGVGRELAPFLGLQIPAALQTVEPDKRGKKDGQGIYAWENGKPKKPDVASDYQAPGDLEDRLILPLLNEAVACLHEGVVADADLLDAGVIFGTGFAPFRGGPIQHIRAVGADAIVERLKALQQRHGDRFAPGPGWDNPALREPVV; translated from the coding sequence ATGCTCTCAGGCTTCGATGGTCTCCGCTTCAGCCACTGGCACCCCGAGATCCGCGACGACGGCGTGGTGGTTCTCTCCCTGGATCGTCAGGACAGCAGCGTCAACGCAATGTCGCAGGACGTGCTGCTGGAACTGGGCGACCTGCTTGAGCGCATCGCCCTGGACCCGCCCAAGGGCGTGGTGGTCCAGTCGCTGAAGAAGGCCGGCTTCATTGCCGGTGCCGACCTGAAGGAGTTCCAGGAATTCGACCGTCGCGGCACCGTCAACGACGCGATCCGTCGCGGCCAGGCCACCTACCAGAAGCTGGCCGAGCTGCCCTGCCCCACCGTGGCGGCGATCCACGGCCACTGCCTGGGCGGCGGCACCGAGCTGGCATTGGCCTGCCGCTACCGCGTGGCCTCCAATGACAGCAGCACCCGCATCGGCCTGCCGGAGACCCAGCTGGGCATCTTCCCGGGCTGGGGTGGCAGCGCGCGCCTGCCGCAGCTGGTCGGTGCACCGGCGGCGATGGACATGATGCTGACCGGCCGCACCCTGTCGGCCTCGGCCGCGCGCGGCATCGGCCTGGTCGACAAGGTGGTGGCACCGGCGGTGGTGCTCGATACCGCCGTGGCGCTGGCGCTGTCCGGCACCACGCGCCCGTTCAAGCAGCGCGCGACGGCCTGGGCCACCAACACCTGGCTGGCACGCACGCTGCTGGCGCCGCAGATGGTCAAGCAGGTCGCGCGCAAGGCCAAGAAAGACCAGTACCCGGCACCGTACGCGCTGATCAGCACCTGGCAACGCAGCGGCGGCAAGCCGATGCAGGCCCGCCTGGACGCTGAGCGACGTGCCGTGGTGAAGCTGGCCAGTACACCGACCGCGCGCAACCTGATCCGCATCTTCTTCCTCACCGAGCGCCTGAAGGGCCTGGGCGGCGGTGATTCCGGCATCCGCCACGTGCACGTGGTCGGCGCCGGCGTGATGGGCGGCGACATCGCCGCGTGGGCCGCTTACAAGGGCTTCGAGGTGACCCTGCAGGACCGCGAGCAGCGCTTCATCGACCCGGCCATGGAACGCGCGCAGGCGCTGTTCGCCAAGAAGGTGCGCGACGAGAGCAAGCGTCCCGCCGTGGCCGCGCGCCTGCGTGCCGACCTGGAAGGCAACGGCGTGGCCGAGGCCGACCTGGTGATCGAAGCGATCATCGAGAACCCGGAAGCCAAGCGTGCGCTGTACCAGACGCTGGAACCGAAGATGAAACTGGACGCGCTGCTGACCACCAATACCTCGTCGATTCCGTTGGTGGAACTGCGCGACCATATCCAGCGCCCGGCACAGTTCGCCGGCCTGCACTACTTCAATCCGGTCGCGCAGATGCCGTTGGTGGAGATCATCCATCACGATGGCATGGCGCCGGAAACCGAGCGTCGCCTGGCCGCGTTCTGCAAGGCGCTGGGCAAGTTCCCGGTGCCGGTGGCCGGCAGCCCTGGATTCCTGGTCAACCGCGTGCTGTTCCCGTACATGCTGGAAGCCGCCACCGCGTATGCCGAAGGCATCCCGGGCCCGGTGATCGACAAGGCCGCAGTGAAGTTCGGCATGCCGATGGGCCCGATCGAACTGATCGATACCGTCGGACTGGATGTGGCCGCCGGCGTCGGCCGCGAACTGGCGCCATTCCTGGGCCTGCAGATTCCCGCCGCGCTGCAGACGGTGGAACCGGACAAGCGTGGCAAGAAGGACGGCCAGGGCATCTACGCCTGGGAGAACGGCAAGCCGAAGAAGCCGGACGTGGCCAGCGATTACCAGGCCCCGGGCGATCTGGAGGACCGCCTGATCCTGCCGCTGTTGAACGAGGCGGTGGCCTGCCTGCACGAAGGTGTGGTGGCCGACGCGGACCTGCTGGATGCCGGCGTGATCTTCGGCACCGGTTTCGCCCCGTTCCGCGGCGGTCCGATCCAGCACATCCGTGCGGTCGGTGCCGACGCGATCGTCGAGCGGCTGAAGGCGCTGCAGCAGCGCCATGGCGATCGTTTCGCACCGGGCCCGGGCTGGGACAATCCCGCCCTGCGCGAACCGGTGGTTTGA
- a CDS encoding pirin family protein has product MTTIIAPRVHDIGGLEVRRAVPTLQARSIGSFVFVDQMGPALMHPGTAIDVRPHPHIGLATVTYLWSGAIGHRDTLGSDQVIRPGDVNWMTAGRGIAHSERTPQPDRDHDNPIHGMQTWVALPKSHEEIEPAFYHHAAATLPEQRRNGVWLRVIAGRAYGEESPVKVFADTLNVAIDLDPDAEIDIDNGHRERALYILEGDAQLDGVDIPAQHLVIPEAGAIGRLRAKTPVKAMLFGGEPLDGPRHLWWNFVSSSKERIEQAKHDWEAGRFGTIPGDDKEFIPLPQY; this is encoded by the coding sequence ATGACCACCATCATCGCACCGCGCGTGCACGACATCGGCGGCCTCGAAGTCCGTCGCGCCGTCCCTACCCTGCAGGCGCGCAGCATCGGTTCGTTCGTGTTCGTCGACCAGATGGGCCCGGCACTCATGCACCCCGGCACCGCCATCGACGTGCGCCCGCATCCGCATATCGGCCTGGCCACAGTCACCTACCTGTGGTCGGGCGCCATCGGCCACCGCGACACGCTGGGCTCGGATCAGGTGATCCGTCCCGGTGACGTCAACTGGATGACCGCCGGCCGCGGTATCGCCCATTCCGAGCGCACGCCGCAGCCGGACCGCGATCACGACAACCCGATCCACGGCATGCAGACCTGGGTGGCACTGCCGAAATCGCATGAGGAAATCGAACCGGCGTTCTACCACCATGCCGCGGCCACCCTGCCCGAGCAGCGCCGCAATGGTGTCTGGCTGCGAGTGATCGCCGGCCGCGCCTATGGCGAGGAATCGCCGGTGAAGGTGTTCGCCGACACCCTCAACGTAGCGATCGATCTCGACCCGGATGCGGAGATCGATATCGACAATGGCCACCGCGAGCGCGCGTTGTACATCCTCGAAGGCGACGCGCAGTTGGACGGCGTTGACATCCCCGCCCAGCATCTGGTGATCCCCGAAGCCGGTGCGATAGGTCGCCTGCGTGCGAAGACGCCGGTGAAGGCGATGCTGTTCGGCGGCGAGCCGCTGGATGGCCCGCGTCATCTGTGGTGGAACTTCGTCTCCAGTTCGAAGGAGCGCATCGAGCAGGCCAAGCACGATTGGGAAGCCGGCCGCTTCGGCACCATTCCGGGCGACGACAAGGAATTCATCCCCCTTCCGCAGTACTGA